The following are encoded in a window of Variovorax paradoxus genomic DNA:
- a CDS encoding methyl-accepting chemotaxis protein translates to MTFFSNLRIGTRLTLAFAVVLGLSIISSAVGLMSAHKNAEATRIMMQSPLAKERLISDWYVLTYAAIARTSMIARTTDEALPMLFADVITDSVKKGSETMAKVEALLVTDEEKATYKSIVELRAKYQAAKDDVTRAKASGNTVETVRAYQLSFQPAAKAYENRVLELLAIERRAIDDMSHAIDAANAKSFNLRLLLTALTVLLGGLFAFFISRSIVRPLAKAVGVAETVAAGDLSANIRVDSRDETGQLMQALKDMNANLAKVVGEVRTGTETIATASGQIASGNQDLSSRTEEQASSLEQTAASMEELTSTVKQNADNARQANQLAVSASEVAVKGGAVVSQVVDTMGSINASSKKIVDIIGVIDGIAFQTNILALNAAVEAARAGEQGRGFAVVASEVRSLAQRSAAAAKEIKTLIGDSVEKVEEGSKQVAEAGRTMEEIVGSVKRVTDIMGEITAASQEQTSGIEQINQAITQMDQVTQQNAALVEEASAAAQSLQEQAGSLVQAVSVFKLDANAVATTRAGFTRITPIPKAPKPTPKPRAKALPTRREPTGTPQLAMAGDAKGDWSEF, encoded by the coding sequence ATGACCTTCTTTTCGAACCTTCGCATCGGCACCCGCCTGACGCTCGCCTTCGCTGTCGTGCTGGGGCTGTCGATCATCTCCAGCGCCGTGGGCCTGATGTCCGCGCACAAGAACGCCGAAGCCACGCGCATCATGATGCAGAGCCCGCTGGCCAAGGAGCGGCTCATTTCCGACTGGTACGTGCTGACTTATGCGGCCATTGCGCGCACCTCGATGATCGCGCGCACCACCGACGAGGCGCTGCCGATGCTGTTCGCCGACGTGATCACCGACAGCGTGAAGAAGGGCAGCGAGACCATGGCCAAGGTCGAGGCGCTGCTGGTCACGGACGAAGAAAAAGCGACCTACAAGTCCATCGTCGAGCTGCGCGCCAAGTACCAGGCCGCCAAGGACGACGTGACCCGCGCCAAGGCCAGCGGCAACACGGTCGAGACCGTGCGCGCCTACCAGCTGTCGTTCCAGCCGGCGGCCAAGGCCTACGAAAACCGCGTGCTCGAACTGCTGGCCATCGAGCGCCGCGCCATCGACGACATGAGCCACGCCATCGACGCGGCGAATGCGAAGAGCTTCAACCTGCGGCTGCTGCTGACGGCGCTCACGGTGCTGCTGGGCGGCCTGTTCGCCTTCTTCATCTCGCGCAGCATCGTGCGCCCGCTGGCGAAGGCGGTCGGTGTGGCCGAGACGGTGGCCGCCGGCGACCTGAGCGCGAACATCCGCGTGGACAGCCGGGACGAGACGGGCCAGCTGATGCAGGCGCTGAAGGACATGAACGCCAACCTGGCGAAGGTGGTGGGCGAGGTGCGCACGGGCACGGAGACGATCGCCACGGCGTCGGGGCAGATCGCTTCGGGCAACCAGGATCTGTCGTCGCGCACGGAAGAGCAAGCGAGTTCGCTGGAGCAGACGGCGGCGTCGATGGAAGAGCTGACCTCGACGGTGAAGCAGAACGCGGACAACGCGCGGCAGGCGAACCAGCTGGCTGTCTCCGCTTCTGAAGTGGCAGTCAAGGGCGGCGCGGTCGTGTCGCAAGTCGTGGACACGATGGGCTCGATCAACGCGTCGTCCAAGAAGATCGTCGACATCATCGGCGTGATCGATGGCATCGCGTTCCAGACCAACATCCTTGCGTTGAATGCGGCTGTCGAAGCTGCTCGCGCGGGTGAGCAAGGCCGCGGCTTTGCCGTCGTGGCGTCCGAAGTCCGCAGCTTGGCCCAACGCTCCGCCGCAGCCGCCAAGGAAATCAAGACCCTGATCGGCGACTCGGTGGAAAAAGTCGAAGAGGGCAGCAAGCAGGTCGCAGAAGCCGGCCGCACGATGGAAGAGATCGTGGGCAGCGTGAAGCGCGTGACGGACATCATGGGCGAGATCACCGCAGCGAGCCAGGAGCAGACCTCGGGCATCGAGCAGATCAACCAGGCGATCACGCAGATGGACCAGGTCACGCAGCAGAACGCGGCACTGGTCGAAGAGGCTTCGGCCGCGGCGCAGTCGCTGCAGGAACAGGCGGGCAGCCTCGTGCAGGCCGTGAGCGTCTTCAAGCTCGATGCGAACGCGGTCGCGACGACGCGCGCCGGCTTCACGCGCATCACGCCGATTCCGAAAGCACCGAAGCCGACGCCCAAGCCGCGCGCCAAGGCGCTGCCCACGCGCCGGGAACCGACTGGCACACCACAGCTCGCGATGGCCGGCGACGCCAAGGGCGACTGGTCGGAGTTCTGA
- the flgL gene encoding flagellar hook-associated protein FlgL gives MRISTQSFFEQSLQSMGLQQQKLFRVQQQLATNSKFLSAGDDPVGAARALGVSQTLAEGAQFTTSRQRAALALSAEENALDSVTSILQHVKTLVVQAGGGSLSDADRGSLATAIQSSLEQLVGVANSDNGSGQYLFAGFKSGSPPFVMADGGGVQYVGDQGERLMQIDVARQMSTSDDGRSIFQTVQGGAGYVASGAPGNTGSGVFGAVSTTDATAPNYGKDFTIRFTGTDYTVMTKDTPPVVAASGTFTAGTPISFGGVQIAISGTPANGDSFDVSTAQNAGTDIFAALGELVTALRAPLNGGGAAAQAQLRNALSTANVKVTNAHDNVLTVLSSVGSRQVELEALDSAGAMNKLQEESYLSSIEDLDPYAAISDFYQRQTSLQATQMTFARLNSISLFNYL, from the coding sequence ATGCGCATCAGCACCCAATCCTTCTTCGAACAGAGCCTGCAGTCGATGGGCCTGCAGCAGCAGAAGCTGTTCAGGGTCCAGCAGCAGCTGGCGACGAATTCCAAGTTTTTGTCGGCCGGCGACGATCCCGTGGGCGCGGCGCGCGCGCTCGGCGTGAGCCAGACGCTGGCGGAGGGCGCCCAGTTCACCACCAGCCGCCAGCGCGCGGCGCTGGCGCTGTCGGCCGAAGAGAACGCGCTCGACTCGGTGACGTCGATCCTGCAGCACGTGAAGACGCTGGTCGTGCAGGCCGGCGGCGGCAGCCTGTCGGACGCCGACCGCGGCTCGCTCGCCACCGCCATCCAGAGCAGCCTGGAGCAGCTCGTGGGCGTGGCCAACAGCGACAACGGCAGCGGGCAGTACCTGTTCGCCGGCTTCAAGAGCGGCAGCCCGCCCTTCGTGATGGCCGACGGCGGCGGCGTGCAGTACGTGGGCGACCAGGGCGAGCGGCTGATGCAGATCGACGTGGCGCGCCAGATGTCGACCTCGGACGACGGCCGCAGCATCTTCCAGACGGTGCAGGGCGGCGCGGGCTACGTGGCGTCGGGCGCACCCGGCAACACCGGCTCGGGCGTGTTCGGCGCGGTGAGCACCACCGATGCCACCGCACCCAACTACGGCAAGGATTTCACCATCCGCTTCACCGGCACCGACTACACGGTGATGACCAAGGACACGCCGCCGGTGGTGGCCGCGAGCGGCACCTTCACCGCCGGAACCCCGATCTCGTTCGGCGGCGTGCAGATCGCCATCAGCGGCACGCCCGCCAACGGCGACAGCTTCGATGTGTCGACCGCGCAGAACGCCGGCACCGACATCTTCGCGGCCCTGGGCGAGCTGGTGACCGCGCTGCGCGCACCGCTCAACGGCGGCGGCGCCGCGGCCCAGGCGCAGCTGCGCAACGCGTTGAGCACCGCCAACGTGAAGGTCACGAACGCGCACGACAACGTGCTCACCGTGCTGTCGTCGGTGGGCTCGCGCCAGGTCGAACTGGAGGCGCTCGACAGCGCCGGTGCGATGAACAAACTGCAGGAGGAGAGCTACCTGTCGTCGATCGAGGACCTCGACCCGTACGCCGCGATTTCTGATTTCTATCAGCGGCAGACGTCGCTGCAGGCGACGCAGATGACGTTTGCGCGGTTGAACAGTATTTCGTTGTTCAACTACCTGTGA
- a CDS encoding chemotaxis protein CheW, producing MLNHTRDNTSPSASAVANRLEVVTFKLGDEEYGIDIQKVQELRGYDAVTRIANAPNYIKGVVNLRGIIVPIIDMRIKFELGAPTYDQFTVVIVLNISGRVVGMVVDSVSDVITLTAEQIKPAPEMGSVLDTDYLIGLGTLDERMLILVDIDRLMSSEEMGLIEAAATV from the coding sequence ATGCTGAACCACACCAGAGACAACACATCGCCGTCCGCGTCCGCCGTGGCCAACCGCCTGGAGGTCGTGACCTTCAAGCTCGGCGACGAGGAATACGGCATCGACATCCAGAAGGTGCAGGAGCTGCGCGGCTACGACGCCGTGACGCGCATCGCGAACGCGCCGAACTACATCAAGGGCGTGGTCAACCTGCGCGGCATCATCGTGCCGATCATCGACATGCGCATCAAGTTCGAGCTGGGCGCACCCACCTACGACCAGTTCACGGTGGTGATCGTGCTGAACATCTCGGGCCGCGTGGTGGGCATGGTGGTCGATAGCGTGTCGGACGTGATCACGCTCACGGCCGAGCAGATCAAGCCGGCGCCCGAGATGGGCTCGGTGCTCGACACCGACTACCTGATCGGCCTGGGCACGCTGGACGAACGCATGCTGATCCTGGTGGACATCGACCGGCTGATGTCCAGCGAAGAGATGGGCCTCATCGAAGCGGCCGCCACCGTTTGA
- the flgK gene encoding flagellar hook-associated protein FlgK, producing the protein MFYTGLSGLAVARTALMTTAHNTANVYTAGYSRQIAQIATAGGIASGSGFIGSGANVTTVARSYDRYLTAQLATAQSQSAALATNGVQVNRIDTLLADKTSGIAPLMQSFFTSVQGVANTPADPAARQQMISAAQSLASKFRATDQYLSDLNTSVNEQIVGSVSQINTYAAKIASLNQQISQMSAVAGGQAPNDLLDQRDQLVSELSQVVDVRVLQQDNGKYNVFIATGQSLVVGDHASKMAAVASSSDPTRQVVALSGFAGNTVELDDSAFTGGVLGGLMAFRKDTLIPTQNAIGRLAMSVADAVNAQHKLGVDLNGVLGQNFFSQAVPGTIANAGNTGNLEFGATLTDASKLTTSDYNVSVTDVAGTLTYTVTRLSDKTPMGSFTTFPISFDGVSLTAASGTAQAGDSFLVQPTRTGARDLDVQVRDPAKVAAASPVITGNTAGNKGSGALGAATVDAAYPGSPLAGTVTLSFNAGTGTLSGFPAGSAVTVTRADGTATSYPAGTPVPYTAGAKMSFDGITVGMTGAPAQGDTFTIGKNTGGVSDGGNALLLGALQRKTTMSNGTATFNGAYSQLVSDVGNRAMSIKVAATTQDSVTGQIKASQRAISGVNQDEETGNLLMFQQMYQANAKVIQTASAMFDAILGISN; encoded by the coding sequence ATGTTCTACACAGGTCTGAGCGGCCTCGCGGTCGCCCGCACCGCGCTGATGACCACGGCCCACAACACCGCCAACGTGTACACGGCCGGCTACAGCCGCCAGATCGCGCAGATCGCCACGGCCGGCGGCATTGCCAGCGGCTCGGGCTTCATCGGTTCGGGCGCCAACGTGACGACCGTGGCGCGCAGCTACGACCGCTACCTCACGGCGCAACTGGCCACCGCGCAGTCGCAGTCGGCTGCGCTGGCCACCAACGGCGTGCAGGTCAACCGCATCGACACGCTGCTGGCCGACAAGACCTCGGGCATTGCGCCGCTGATGCAGAGCTTCTTCACCAGCGTGCAGGGCGTGGCCAACACGCCGGCCGACCCGGCGGCGCGCCAGCAGATGATCAGCGCGGCGCAGTCGCTGGCCAGCAAGTTCCGCGCAACCGACCAGTACCTGTCGGACCTGAACACTTCGGTCAACGAGCAGATCGTGGGCAGCGTGAGCCAGATCAACACCTACGCCGCCAAGATCGCCAGCCTGAACCAGCAGATCAGCCAGATGAGCGCAGTGGCCGGCGGCCAGGCGCCGAACGACCTGCTCGACCAGCGCGATCAGCTCGTGAGCGAGCTGAGCCAGGTGGTCGACGTGCGCGTGCTGCAGCAGGACAACGGCAAGTACAACGTGTTCATCGCCACCGGCCAGTCGCTGGTGGTGGGCGACCATGCGTCGAAGATGGCGGCGGTGGCGTCGTCGTCGGACCCGACGCGCCAGGTGGTGGCGCTGTCGGGCTTTGCCGGCAACACCGTCGAGCTCGACGACAGCGCCTTCACCGGCGGCGTGCTCGGCGGCCTCATGGCCTTTCGCAAGGACACGCTGATTCCCACGCAGAACGCCATCGGCCGGCTCGCCATGTCGGTGGCCGACGCGGTGAATGCGCAGCACAAGCTGGGCGTGGACCTGAACGGCGTGCTGGGCCAGAACTTCTTCTCGCAGGCCGTGCCGGGCACGATCGCCAACGCCGGCAACACGGGCAACCTCGAATTCGGCGCCACGCTGACCGATGCATCGAAGCTCACGACCAGCGACTACAACGTCAGCGTCACCGACGTGGCGGGCACGCTCACCTACACGGTCACGCGGCTGTCGGACAAGACGCCGATGGGCAGCTTCACGACCTTCCCGATCAGCTTCGACGGCGTGAGCCTCACGGCCGCGAGCGGCACGGCGCAGGCCGGCGATTCGTTCCTGGTGCAGCCCACGCGCACCGGCGCGCGCGACCTCGACGTGCAGGTGCGCGACCCGGCGAAGGTGGCCGCCGCGTCGCCCGTGATCACCGGCAACACCGCGGGCAACAAGGGCAGCGGCGCACTGGGTGCGGCCACGGTCGATGCCGCGTACCCGGGCTCGCCGCTGGCCGGCACCGTCACGCTGAGCTTCAACGCGGGAACCGGCACGCTGTCGGGCTTTCCGGCCGGCTCGGCCGTGACCGTCACGCGCGCCGACGGCACCGCCACCAGCTACCCGGCCGGCACACCCGTGCCGTACACGGCGGGCGCGAAGATGAGCTTCGACGGCATCACCGTGGGCATGACGGGCGCGCCCGCGCAGGGCGACACCTTCACCATCGGCAAGAACACCGGCGGCGTCTCCGACGGCGGCAACGCGCTGCTGCTGGGCGCGCTGCAGCGCAAGACCACCATGTCGAACGGCACCGCGACCTTCAACGGCGCCTATTCGCAGCTGGTGAGCGACGTCGGCAACCGCGCCATGTCGATCAAGGTCGCCGCCACCACGCAGGACAGCGTGACCGGCCAGATCAAGGCCAGCCAGCGCGCGATTTCCGGCGTCAACCAGGACGAGGAAACCGGCAACCTGCTGATGTTCCAGCAGATGTACCAGGCCAACGCCAAGGTGATCCAGACCGCCTCGGCGATGTTCGATGCCATCCTCGGCATCAGCAACTGA
- a CDS encoding methyl-accepting chemotaxis protein, whose product MNSFSNLKIGTRLGLGFATVLLLLAGVAGLGLRSMADVQARLDGIVTGNNARLEAVNKMADAIRDIAIFDSNMILLTDADTMREEARRIAAAREQFSGARKVLAGLVDTADGKALLARADEKVAVVVPLNNQMTELALQNRNEEATTLFISKFQPAVRSVITELDAMSAQESVLAASANAQAMAGYLWARNLMLALGAVAILVGAAIAWLIMRSITRPLDEAVQVAEKVAAGDISSRIEVRSTDETGRLMHALKEMNESLVKIVGEVRTGTQTIATASGQIASGNQDLSSRTEEQASSLEQTAASMEELTSTVKQNADNARQANQLAVTASEVAVKGGAVVSQVVDTMGSINASSKKIVDIIGVIDGIAFQTNILALNAAVEAARAGEQGRGFAVVASEVRSLAQRSAAAAKEIKTLIGDSVEKVEEGSKQVAEAGRTMEEIVGSVKRVTDIMGEITAASQEQTSGIEQINQAIVQMDQVTQQNAALVEEASAAAQSLQEQAGSLVQAVSVFKLDAHPHSVEALRSGFTRVAPTARPRTGALPARREASGAPQLAMATDGKNDWTEF is encoded by the coding sequence ATGAATTCATTCTCCAATCTCAAGATCGGCACACGCCTCGGCCTTGGCTTTGCCACCGTGCTCCTTCTGCTGGCCGGCGTGGCCGGCCTTGGCCTGCGGTCGATGGCCGACGTGCAGGCGCGCCTGGACGGCATCGTCACCGGCAACAACGCGCGGTTGGAAGCCGTCAACAAGATGGCGGATGCGATCCGCGACATCGCGATCTTCGACAGCAACATGATCCTGCTGACCGATGCGGACACCATGCGCGAGGAGGCCCGGCGCATCGCCGCGGCCCGCGAGCAATTTTCCGGGGCGCGCAAGGTGCTCGCCGGGCTGGTGGACACGGCCGACGGCAAGGCGCTGCTTGCGAGAGCCGACGAGAAGGTGGCGGTGGTCGTGCCGCTGAACAACCAGATGACCGAACTGGCGCTGCAGAACCGCAACGAAGAGGCGACGACGCTCTTCATCTCGAAGTTCCAGCCGGCCGTGCGCAGCGTGATCACGGAGCTCGACGCCATGAGCGCCCAGGAAAGCGTCCTGGCCGCGTCGGCCAACGCGCAGGCCATGGCCGGCTACCTGTGGGCACGCAACCTGATGCTGGCACTGGGCGCGGTGGCGATCCTGGTGGGCGCCGCCATTGCCTGGCTCATCATGCGTTCGATCACGCGCCCGCTCGACGAGGCCGTGCAGGTGGCCGAGAAGGTCGCTGCGGGGGACATCAGCTCGCGCATCGAGGTGCGGTCGACGGACGAGACCGGCCGCCTGATGCATGCGCTCAAGGAGATGAACGAAAGCCTGGTGAAGATCGTGGGCGAAGTGCGCACGGGCACGCAGACGATCGCCACGGCCTCGGGGCAGATCGCCTCGGGCAACCAGGACCTGTCGTCGCGCACGGAAGAGCAGGCCAGCTCGCTGGAGCAGACGGCGGCGTCGATGGAAGAACTGACCTCGACGGTGAAGCAGAACGCGGACAACGCGCGGCAGGCGAACCAGCTGGCGGTGACGGCGTCGGAAGTCGCGGTGAAGGGCGGTGCCGTGGTGTCGCAGGTGGTCGACACGATGGGCTCGATCAACGCGTCGTCGAAAAAGATCGTGGACATCATCGGTGTGATCGATGGCATTGCGTTCCAGACCAACATCCTGGCGCTGAATGCGGCCGTTGAAGCAGCGCGTGCCGGTGAGCAAGGCCGAGGCTTTGCGGTGGTTGCTTCCGAAGTTCGCAGCTTGGCGCAACGCTCCGCCGCAGCCGCCAAGGAAATCAAGACCCTCATCGGCGACTCGGTAGAGAAGGTCGAAGAAGGCAGCAAGCAGGTCGCAGAAGCCGGCCGCACGATGGAAGAGATCGTGGGCAGCGTGAAGCGCGTGACGGACATCATGGGAGAGATCACCGCGGCGAGCCAGGAGCAGACCTCGGGCATCGAACAGATCAACCAGGCCATCGTCCAGATGGACCAGGTGACGCAGCAGAACGCGGCGCTGGTCGAAGAAGCCTCGGCGGCGGCGCAGTCGCTGCAGGAGCAGGCCGGCAGCCTCGTGCAGGCCGTGAGCGTCTTCAAGCTCGATGCCCACCCCCACTCGGTGGAGGCCCTTCGCAGCGGCTTCACGCGCGTCGCGCCGACCGCCAGGCCGCGCACCGGGGCGCTGCCTGCCCGCCGCGAGGCCAGCGGCGCCCCCCAACTTGCCATGGCCACCGACGGCAAGAACGACTGGACCGAATTTTGA
- a CDS encoding methyl-accepting chemotaxis protein, whose protein sequence is MSLKDLKIGTRLGLGFAALLLLMAFIAGTGVLRLTNVGQATDEMVQGALVKERLANEWLSLLRSNTVANYAMVKTTDPEVAAYFAKVQAAGSARITPAQKQLEAMLASPEEKALYAAVVAARVVVLETVGTLNKLKDEKKLDEANVLVDTKFSAALSVYANAVESLANHQREKIDAAAKGIAADHTDGRTTLLALSAIALVLGALFAWRLTLGIVRPLGHALEVAETVAAGDLSANIRVDSRDETGQLMQALKDMNANLAKVVGEVRTGTETIATASGQIASGNQDLSSRTEEQASSLEQTAASMEELTSTVKQNADNARQANQLAVSASEVAVKGGAVVSQVVDTMGSINASSKKIVDIIGVIDGIAFQTNILALNAAVEAARAGEQGRGFAVVASEVRSLAQRSAAAAKEIKTLIGDSVEKVEEGSKQVAEAGRTMEEIVGSVKRVTDIMGEITAASQEQTSGIEQINQAITQMDQVTQQNAALVEEASAAAQSLQEQAGSLSQVVGVFRLGGSGHGSSHALALA, encoded by the coding sequence ATGAGTTTGAAGGATCTGAAAATCGGCACCCGCCTCGGGCTCGGCTTCGCGGCGTTGCTGCTGCTGATGGCGTTCATTGCGGGCACCGGCGTGCTGCGCCTCACGAACGTGGGCCAGGCGACCGATGAGATGGTGCAGGGTGCGCTGGTCAAGGAGCGGCTGGCGAACGAATGGCTCAGCCTGCTCAGGTCGAACACCGTCGCCAACTACGCGATGGTGAAGACCACCGATCCCGAGGTTGCGGCGTATTTCGCCAAGGTCCAGGCCGCAGGGTCGGCGCGCATCACGCCGGCGCAGAAGCAGCTGGAGGCCATGCTCGCCAGCCCGGAAGAAAAGGCGCTCTATGCCGCCGTGGTCGCGGCGCGCGTCGTCGTGCTCGAGACCGTGGGCACGCTCAACAAGCTGAAAGACGAGAAGAAGCTCGACGAAGCCAATGTGCTGGTCGACACCAAGTTCAGCGCGGCGCTCTCCGTCTACGCCAATGCCGTCGAAAGCCTGGCGAACCACCAGCGCGAGAAGATCGACGCCGCCGCCAAGGGCATCGCGGCCGACCACACCGACGGCCGCACCACGCTGCTCGCGCTGTCGGCCATCGCACTGGTGCTGGGCGCGCTGTTCGCCTGGCGCCTCACGCTGGGCATCGTGCGCCCGCTGGGCCATGCGCTCGAAGTGGCCGAGACGGTGGCGGCCGGCGACCTGAGCGCGAACATCCGCGTGGACAGCCGCGACGAGACGGGCCAGTTGATGCAGGCGCTGAAGGACATGAACGCGAATCTCGCCAAGGTGGTGGGCGAGGTGCGCACGGGCACGGAGACGATCGCCACGGCGTCAGGGCAGATCGCCTCGGGGAATCAGGACCTGTCGTCACGCACGGAAGAACAGGCCAGTTCGCTGGAGCAGACGGCAGCGTCGATGGAAGAGCTGACCTCGACGGTCAAGCAGAACGCGGACAACGCGCGACAGGCGAACCAGCTGGCTGTCTCCGCTTCTGAAGTGGCCGTCAAGGGCGGCGCCGTGGTGTCGCAGGTGGTGGACACGATGGGCTCGATCAACGCGTCGTCCAAGAAGATCGTCGACATCATCGGCGTGATCGACGGCATTGCGTTCCAGACCAACATCCTGGCGCTGAACGCGGCTGTTGAAGCTGCACGAGCAGGCGAGCAAGGCCGGGGTTTTGCAGTGGTCGCTTCCGAAGTCCGCAGCCTCGCGCAGCGTTCGGCCGCAGCTGCCAAGGAAATCAAGACGCTGATCGGTGACTCGGTGGAGAAGGTCGAAGAAGGCAGCAAACAGGTCGCCGAAGCCGGCCGCACGATGGAAGAGATCGTGGGCAGCGTGAAGCGCGTGACGGACATCATGGGCGAGATCACCGCTGCCAGCCAGGAGCAGACCTCGGGCATCGAGCAGATCAACCAGGCGATCACGCAGATGGACCAGGTGACGCAGCAGAACGCGGCGCTGGTCGAAGAAGCCTCGGCCGCGGCGCAATCGCTGCAAGAGCAGGCCGGCAGCCTGTCGCAGGTCGTCGGCGTGTTCCGCCTTGGCGGCAGCGGCCACGGCAGCAGCCACGCCTTGGCGCTGGCTTGA
- a CDS encoding methyl-accepting chemotaxis protein yields the protein MRVNLPVTDIEYELSKEEALVSRTDLKGRITYVNPAFVAASGFAAAELLGKAHNIVRHPDVPPEAFADLWRTLDQGLPWTGLIKNRRKNGDFYWVLANVTPIRHQGRVEGYMSVRSRPAREDVAAADALYRRMREGEAKGLELLQGEVVRSGWAHPLARLRRIPVRRRVFGVTVAAAGLSALLGAMGWTEASRLAAASGAHSWLPNAVAAGSFGAALAWLGLGAFLGRTIFRPLDEAIEVARTIAGGDLVRFAVRPGDEIAGLLRALNQMSANLFAIVADVGANVAGVMSASSQIASGNQDLSSRTEQQASSLEQTAASMDELTSTVKQNADNALLANQLAVSASEVAVKGGAVVSQVVDTMGSINASSKKIVDIIGVIDGIAFQTNILALNAAVEAARAGEQGKGFAVVASEVRSLAQRSAAAAKEIKTLIGDSVEKVEAGSKQVAEAGRTMQEIVGSVKRVTDIMGEITTASQEQTSGIEQINQAIAQMDQVTQQNAALVEEATATAQSLQEQAQGLVQAAGVFRTGAGEGAGVRNAY from the coding sequence ATGCGCGTCAATCTGCCCGTCACCGACATCGAATACGAACTCTCGAAGGAAGAGGCCCTGGTGTCCCGCACCGACCTCAAGGGCCGCATCACCTACGTCAACCCGGCCTTCGTCGCGGCCAGCGGCTTCGCGGCCGCCGAACTGCTGGGCAAGGCGCACAACATCGTGCGCCATCCGGACGTGCCGCCCGAGGCCTTCGCCGACCTCTGGCGAACGCTCGACCAAGGCCTGCCCTGGACCGGCCTCATCAAGAACCGGCGCAAGAACGGCGACTTCTACTGGGTGCTCGCCAATGTCACGCCGATCCGCCACCAGGGCCGCGTCGAGGGCTACATGTCCGTGCGCAGCCGCCCTGCGCGCGAAGACGTGGCGGCAGCTGATGCGCTCTACCGCCGCATGCGCGAGGGCGAGGCCAAGGGCCTCGAACTGCTGCAGGGCGAAGTGGTGCGCAGCGGCTGGGCCCATCCGCTGGCGCGGCTGCGGCGCATCCCCGTGCGGCGGCGCGTGTTCGGCGTGACCGTCGCGGCGGCTGGGTTGTCGGCGCTCCTGGGGGCGATGGGCTGGACGGAAGCGTCCCGCCTCGCGGCAGCGTCCGGCGCGCACAGCTGGCTGCCCAACGCCGTGGCAGCGGGCAGCTTCGGTGCTGCGCTGGCGTGGCTGGGCCTCGGTGCGTTCCTCGGCCGCACGATCTTCCGTCCGCTCGACGAGGCCATCGAGGTCGCGCGAACCATCGCGGGCGGCGACCTCGTGCGCTTCGCGGTGCGGCCCGGCGACGAGATCGCGGGGCTGCTGCGCGCGCTGAACCAGATGAGCGCCAACCTGTTCGCGATCGTCGCGGACGTGGGCGCGAACGTGGCGGGCGTGATGTCGGCGTCGAGCCAGATCGCTTCAGGCAACCAGGACCTGTCGTCGCGCACCGAGCAGCAGGCCAGCTCGCTGGAGCAGACGGCGGCGTCGATGGACGAGCTGACATCGACCGTGAAGCAGAACGCGGACAACGCACTGCTGGCGAACCAGTTGGCAGTCTCCGCATCGGAGGTCGCCGTGAAGGGCGGCGCTGTGGTGTCGCAGGTGGTCGACACGATGGGCTCGATCAATGCGTCGTCCAAGAAGATCGTCGACATCATCGGCGTGATCGACGGCATCGCGTTCCAGACCAACATCCTCGCGCTGAACGCGGCGGTGGAAGCGGCGCGTGCGGGCGAGCAGGGCAAGGGCTTCGCGGTGGTCGCGTCGGAAGTGCGCAGCCTCGCGCAGCGCTCGGCCGCTGCGGCGAAAGAAATCAAGACCCTCATCGGCGACTCGGTCGAGAAGGTCGAGGCCGGAAGCAAGCAGGTCGCCGAGGCCGGCCGGACCATGCAGGAGATCGTCGGCAGCGTGAAGCGCGTGACCGACATCATGGGCGAGATCACGACGGCGAGCCAGGAGCAGACCTCGGGCATCGAGCAGATCAACCAGGCCATCGCGCAGATGGACCAGGTGACACAGCAGAACGCCGCGCTGGTCGAAGAGGCCACGGCCACGGCGCAGTCGCTGCAGGAACAGGCGCAGGGCCTGGTCCAGGCCGCAGGGGTATTCAGGACCGGGGCGGGCGAGGGTGCCGGCGTCCGGAATGCGTATTGA